A window of Pedobacter lusitanus contains these coding sequences:
- the fbaA gene encoding class II fructose-bisphosphate aldolase, with amino-acid sequence MSLKGYKGVIYGDAVQELFEQAKKHQFALPAVNVTGTNTINAVMETAKAVNSPVMIQLSNGGAQFYAGKTLNNDNLNACVLGAVSAAKHVHLLAEHYGVAVVLHTDHAAKKLLPWIDGLLDHGEKFFAEHGKPLFSSHMLDLSEEPIEENMEISAKYLARMAKMGMTIEIELGVTGGEEDGVDNSDVDSSKLYTQPSEVAYAYEELSKVSDKFTVAAAFGNVHGVYKPGNVKLQPVILKNSQEFVKEKFGLTAEKPINFVFHGGSGSSQEEIREAISYGAIKMNIDTDMQWALWEGVLDYYKANEAYLQGQIGNPDGEDKPNKKYYDPRVWLRKGEEAFVKRLTQAFEDLNCKDASDKL; translated from the coding sequence ATGAGTTTAAAAGGCTATAAAGGCGTAATTTACGGAGATGCTGTTCAGGAATTATTTGAACAGGCTAAAAAACATCAGTTTGCATTGCCTGCAGTTAATGTTACCGGAACAAATACCATCAATGCGGTTATGGAAACTGCTAAAGCGGTGAATTCACCAGTTATGATTCAATTATCAAATGGTGGTGCGCAATTTTATGCAGGTAAGACGTTAAATAATGATAATTTAAATGCATGTGTATTAGGTGCTGTATCGGCGGCAAAGCATGTACATTTATTAGCAGAGCACTATGGTGTAGCAGTTGTTTTACATACTGACCACGCTGCTAAAAAACTATTGCCATGGATTGACGGTCTGTTAGATCATGGAGAAAAATTCTTTGCTGAGCATGGTAAACCGTTGTTCTCTTCACATATGCTGGATCTTTCGGAAGAACCAATTGAAGAGAATATGGAGATATCAGCTAAATATTTAGCACGTATGGCTAAAATGGGCATGACTATCGAAATTGAACTGGGTGTAACCGGTGGTGAAGAAGATGGTGTGGATAACAGTGATGTGGATAGCTCTAAATTATATACTCAGCCTTCTGAAGTAGCTTATGCTTATGAGGAATTGAGTAAAGTAAGTGATAAATTTACTGTTGCAGCTGCTTTTGGTAATGTTCACGGTGTTTATAAACCAGGTAACGTTAAATTACAACCAGTAATTCTTAAAAATTCTCAGGAATTTGTAAAAGAGAAATTTGGATTAACAGCTGAAAAACCAATCAACTTTGTATTTCATGGTGGATCAGGTTCTTCTCAGGAAGAAATCAGAGAAGCTATTTCTTATGGTGCAATCAAAATGAACATTGATACAGATATGCAATGGGCATTATGGGAAGGTGTATTGGATTATTATAAAGCAAATGAAGCTTATCTTCAGGGACAAATTGGAAATCCTGATGGAGAAGATAAACCAAATAAGAAATATTATGATCCACGCGTATGGTTGCGTAAAGGAGAGGAAGCATTTGTTAAACGTTTAACTCAGGCTTTTGAAGACTTAAACTGTAAAGACGCAAGTGATAAATTATAA
- a CDS encoding cysteine desulfurase family protein: MNRIYLDNAATTPLDKEVMAEMINVMENYYGNPSSIHAQGREVRTLIEKARKTVSGLLNATPAEIFFTSGGTEADNTAIRCGIAAFGIKHAITSKIEHHAVEHTLDQLLKDGVIDKLSFVNIDSKGNIDYEHLEQLLQENSRSFVSLMHANNELSTLSDMERVGDICERYDAIYHSDTVQTMGHYVHDVRKLKAHFIVCSAHKLHGPKGVGFLFVNHNIKIGPMIFGGAQERNMRGGTENVYGILGLAKALEMAYEHMAEHQTYIQELKTYMKDKLVAEIPAITFNGETDQEKSLYTVLNVSFPAMEMSDMLLFNLDINGISASGGSACASGSNIGSHVLTAVGIDPNRPSVRFSFSKYNTKEEIDYVVEKVKHIVEQNIAV; the protein is encoded by the coding sequence ATGAACAGGATCTATTTAGATAATGCTGCAACGACACCTCTTGACAAAGAGGTAATGGCTGAAATGATTAATGTGATGGAGAATTATTATGGTAATCCGTCTTCTATTCATGCGCAGGGTCGCGAGGTACGTACATTGATTGAAAAGGCCCGTAAAACTGTATCTGGGCTATTGAATGCAACGCCTGCTGAAATATTTTTCACCTCAGGAGGTACAGAAGCCGATAATACAGCCATACGTTGTGGAATTGCAGCTTTTGGTATTAAACATGCCATTACTTCTAAAATTGAGCACCATGCGGTAGAACATACACTTGATCAATTATTGAAAGATGGGGTTATTGATAAACTTAGTTTTGTTAATATCGATTCAAAGGGTAATATAGATTATGAGCATCTGGAACAGCTGCTGCAAGAGAATTCCCGTTCTTTCGTTTCTTTGATGCATGCAAATAACGAATTGTCCACTTTGAGTGACATGGAAAGGGTTGGTGATATCTGTGAGCGTTATGATGCTATTTATCATAGTGATACGGTACAGACCATGGGACATTATGTACATGATGTGAGAAAGTTAAAAGCTCATTTTATTGTTTGTTCAGCACATAAACTGCATGGCCCTAAAGGTGTGGGATTTTTATTTGTTAATCATAATATAAAAATCGGTCCGATGATATTCGGTGGTGCACAAGAGCGTAATATGCGTGGAGGAACTGAGAACGTATATGGGATTTTGGGACTGGCTAAAGCACTGGAAATGGCTTATGAACATATGGCAGAACATCAGACTTATATTCAGGAGCTGAAAACTTATATGAAGGATAAACTGGTAGCTGAAATCCCGGCTATTACTTTTAACGGTGAGACCGATCAGGAAAAAAGTTTGTATACGGTACTTAACGTATCATTCCCGGCAATGGAAATGTCTGATATGTTATTGTTTAATCTGGATATTAACGGAATTTCTGCTTCTGGAGGCAGTGCATGCGCTTCCGGTTCCAATATCGGTTCTCATGTATTAACAGCGGTAGGTATTGATCCAAATCGTCCATCGGTAAGGTTTTCGTTCAGCAAGTATAATACTAAAGAGGAAATAGATTACGTGGTAGAAAAAGTGAAACATATTGTAGAGCAGAATATCGCTGTATAA
- a CDS encoding GH92 family glycosyl hydrolase, which translates to MKHFLSALLISAAMPVLAQQAGKVTDPVDWINPLMGTASKPSLSNGNTYPAIAVPWGMNFWTPQTGKMGDGWAYTYDAEKIRGFKQTHQPSPWMNDYGQFSIMPVTGKMKFDQDERASWFSHKAEVVKPYYYSVYLADADVTTEITPTERAAQFRFTFPKSDSSYVVVDAFDKGSYIKVIPKERKIIGYSTRYVRDPLPASFKNYFVIYFDKAITSANTWHGNTLAKDTLELKSDHSGAIVGFKTEKGEKVGMKVASSFISIEQAELSLKRELANDTFEATQQKSRAIWNKTLSKISVEGGTVDQTRTFYSSLYRTLFFPNKLYEIDANNKIVHWSPYNGKIMPGYMFAGTGFWDTFRALYPLLNLVYPAINKEMQEGLVNDYKEGGWLPEWSSPGYSDCMIGNNSASVVADAYIKGLRGYDIETLYEALKHGANNEGPNEAVGRAGVKYYNELGYVPYDVKLSENAARTLEYAYDDFTIYQLGRALKKPASEIDIYAKRAMNYKNLFDPSTGLMRGKNKDGSFQSPFNPFKWGDAFTEGNSWHYSWSVFQDINGLVGLMGGKNKFVNKLDSVFSMPPVFDASYYGSVIHEIREMQIANMGQYAHGNQPIQHMIYLYNYAGQPWKAQYWVRETMNRMYKATPDGYCGDEDNGQTSAWYVFSSLGFYPVTPATDQYVIGAPLFKKVTLSLDNGKQIVINAAANSADNKYINSLKYNGQNYDKNWLSHTDLVKGAILDFNMTPVPNKTRGISEADFPYSMSTEKK; encoded by the coding sequence ATGAAACATTTCTTATCCGCGTTGCTTATTTCTGCTGCTATGCCCGTGCTGGCACAACAGGCAGGGAAGGTAACAGATCCGGTAGACTGGATTAACCCGTTAATGGGGACTGCAAGTAAACCCAGTCTTTCCAACGGTAATACTTATCCCGCAATAGCAGTTCCATGGGGGATGAATTTCTGGACTCCTCAGACTGGAAAAATGGGTGATGGTTGGGCTTACACTTATGATGCTGAGAAAATCAGGGGATTTAAGCAGACACACCAGCCTTCTCCATGGATGAACGACTATGGGCAATTTTCAATAATGCCGGTCACAGGCAAGATGAAATTTGACCAGGATGAACGGGCAAGCTGGTTTTCTCACAAGGCTGAAGTCGTAAAACCTTATTATTATAGTGTTTATCTGGCCGATGCGGACGTGACTACTGAGATTACGCCTACAGAAAGAGCTGCACAGTTTCGTTTCACTTTTCCAAAATCTGATAGTTCTTATGTAGTAGTTGATGCTTTTGATAAGGGGTCTTACATTAAGGTTATCCCTAAAGAAAGAAAAATTATAGGTTATAGCACGCGCTATGTGAGAGATCCGCTGCCAGCCAGTTTTAAAAACTATTTCGTTATTTATTTTGATAAGGCCATTACTTCTGCAAATACATGGCATGGTAATACCCTGGCAAAGGATACACTTGAATTGAAAAGTGATCATTCTGGTGCCATAGTAGGATTTAAAACTGAAAAGGGAGAAAAGGTAGGGATGAAAGTGGCTTCTTCTTTTATCAGCATAGAGCAGGCAGAACTTAGTTTGAAGAGAGAACTGGCAAATGATACTTTTGAGGCTACTCAACAGAAATCCAGAGCTATATGGAATAAGACTTTAAGCAAAATTTCTGTTGAAGGTGGAACTGTTGATCAGACCCGTACTTTCTATTCGAGCTTATACAGAACTCTGTTTTTTCCAAATAAATTATATGAGATAGATGCGAATAACAAAATAGTTCACTGGAGTCCGTATAATGGTAAAATTATGCCAGGTTACATGTTTGCTGGTACAGGATTCTGGGATACATTCAGAGCCTTGTATCCTTTATTAAATCTGGTTTATCCAGCAATCAATAAAGAAATGCAGGAAGGTTTGGTGAATGACTATAAAGAAGGGGGCTGGTTACCCGAGTGGTCAAGCCCGGGTTATTCAGACTGTATGATTGGTAATAACTCTGCGTCTGTAGTTGCAGATGCTTATATCAAAGGTCTGCGGGGGTATGATATTGAGACCTTGTATGAAGCGCTTAAACATGGTGCAAATAATGAAGGACCCAATGAAGCCGTTGGAAGAGCGGGAGTTAAATACTACAATGAGCTGGGTTACGTACCTTATGATGTAAAACTGAGTGAAAATGCAGCTAGAACGCTGGAATATGCTTATGATGATTTTACTATTTATCAATTGGGCAGAGCATTAAAGAAACCAGCTTCCGAAATTGACATTTATGCGAAAAGGGCAATGAATTACAAGAATCTTTTTGACCCTTCAACTGGTTTAATGCGTGGAAAGAATAAGGATGGTTCATTTCAGTCACCTTTTAACCCCTTTAAATGGGGAGATGCCTTTACTGAAGGAAACAGCTGGCATTATTCATGGTCGGTCTTTCAGGATATAAATGGACTGGTAGGACTAATGGGGGGGAAGAACAAATTTGTAAACAAACTGGATTCTGTATTTTCTATGCCTCCGGTTTTTGATGCAAGTTATTATGGTTCTGTCATCCATGAAATCAGGGAGATGCAGATTGCAAATATGGGACAATATGCCCATGGAAATCAACCAATACAACATATGATTTACCTGTATAATTATGCCGGACAGCCCTGGAAAGCACAGTATTGGGTAAGAGAAACGATGAACAGAATGTATAAGGCTACTCCTGATGGTTATTGCGGAGATGAGGATAACGGGCAGACTTCTGCCTGGTATGTTTTCTCTTCACTTGGTTTTTACCCGGTGACACCAGCTACTGATCAATATGTAATCGGTGCGCCATTGTTCAAAAAAGTAACACTGAGTCTGGATAATGGAAAACAGATTGTAATTAATGCGGCGGCTAACAGTGCTGATAACAAGTATATCAATTCGTTGAAATATAATGGACAGAATTATGATAAAAACTGGTTAAGTCACACTGATCTGGTTAAAGGTGCAATACTTGATTTCAATATGACGCCAGTGCCTAATAAAACCAGAGGAATTTCAGAAGCTGATTTTCCTTATTCTATGTCAACGGAGAAAAAATAG
- the secDF gene encoding protein translocase subunit SecDF: protein MQGKGFIKFMAILLGIVCVYSLSFNFVTSNVEKDAKAYAKGDPAKEKAYLDSMSTVPVYPIFGFNYQFCKGKEINLGLDLKGGMNVTMEISLGELVKSLANHTDDANFNKALSTAQTQLNAGGKDFISLFVNEFEKISPNVKLADYFSNQDNAQQLKANASNAEVKSYLSKEATSAIDRSFIIIRSRIDGFGVVSPNMQKQEGTNRILIEMPGVQDKERVHKLLQGSAELQFWQVYQNEEVYSIMENINKTLAATLKDTAATTIVKDTAAKAKSALANLAKKTNGKDSADLKTKELSKANPLFAVLNIPTYQNQQGQPALRPGPTVGWVAQKDTAKVNSYFRRPEIAAIVPQSFKFMWSVRPMDGTKVFELYAIKSVAPDGKPDLGGEAISDARHDFDQKGKPEVTMYMTGDGAQKWKKITAEASADPNNKKSIAIVLDNAVYSAPTVQNEIPNGISSITGNFTQVETQDLANILKAGKLPAPARIVGEFVVGPSLGEAAIHNGLMSFVLAFIVILVFMALYYNKAGWVANLALVINLLFIMGILVSLGAVLTLPGIAGIILVIGLSVDANILIFERVREELNHGKSTAVAIKEGFKHAMPSIIDSNVTVLILGVILYAFGSGPVQGFATTLCIGILSSLFCAVLISRLVFDSLLNKNANITFGNKATIHAFKNIAFNFVGRRKIYYTISSIIIILGIIFYFKNGGLRLGIDFKGGRTYIVHFDKGMDTEEVKEKLAPGFQNEEIQVKTAGADNELKITTTYHIADQDAGADKIVEDALRAGLAKTGTKYTIESNQKVGPIIASDLVSSAYLAILFSCLLMFVYIIIRFKKVNYGLGAVIALFHDVLLVLSFYTILDGVLPFSLEIGQDFIAAILTVMSYTMTETVVVFDRIREKLAEAGKDDLYGEERNTLINFALNSTLSRTILTSLTVFFVLLVVFIFGGESIRGFIFALLIGRVIGTYSSLCISTPIVIDLGKKHA from the coding sequence ATGCAAGGTAAAGGTTTCATTAAATTTATGGCAATACTATTAGGTATTGTCTGCGTGTATTCCCTCTCGTTCAATTTCGTTACGTCGAATGTAGAAAAAGACGCTAAAGCGTATGCTAAAGGCGATCCGGCTAAGGAAAAAGCTTATTTGGACTCCATGTCAACTGTCCCGGTTTATCCGATTTTCGGATTTAACTATCAGTTCTGTAAAGGGAAAGAAATCAACTTAGGTCTTGACCTTAAAGGTGGTATGAACGTAACGATGGAAATATCGTTAGGTGAGCTGGTAAAATCTTTAGCTAACCATACGGATGATGCTAATTTTAACAAAGCACTTTCTACTGCCCAAACTCAGCTGAACGCTGGTGGTAAAGATTTCATCAGTTTGTTTGTTAATGAATTTGAAAAAATCAGTCCTAATGTAAAACTTGCAGATTATTTCTCTAATCAGGATAACGCACAGCAGTTAAAAGCTAACGCAAGCAACGCTGAAGTAAAATCTTACTTATCGAAAGAAGCAACCAGTGCAATTGACCGTTCATTTATCATTATCAGAAGTCGTATTGACGGATTTGGTGTGGTAAGTCCAAACATGCAGAAACAGGAAGGTACTAACCGTATCCTGATTGAGATGCCAGGTGTACAGGATAAAGAAAGAGTTCACAAATTATTGCAGGGATCTGCAGAATTACAATTCTGGCAGGTGTATCAAAATGAAGAGGTTTACTCTATCATGGAGAACATTAACAAGACCCTTGCTGCTACTTTGAAAGATACTGCCGCAACGACTATTGTAAAAGACACTGCTGCAAAAGCGAAAAGTGCATTGGCTAATCTGGCTAAGAAAACTAACGGAAAAGATTCTGCTGATTTAAAAACCAAAGAACTTTCTAAAGCTAACCCATTATTTGCTGTATTAAATATCCCTACTTACCAGAACCAACAGGGTCAACCTGCTTTACGTCCTGGTCCAACTGTAGGATGGGTTGCTCAAAAAGATACTGCTAAAGTAAATTCTTACTTCAGAAGACCTGAAATCGCTGCTATCGTTCCTCAGAGTTTCAAATTCATGTGGAGTGTAAGACCGATGGACGGTACTAAAGTTTTCGAACTTTATGCAATCAAATCTGTTGCTCCGGATGGAAAACCTGATTTAGGTGGTGAAGCTATCAGTGATGCCCGTCATGATTTCGATCAGAAAGGTAAACCTGAAGTCACCATGTATATGACTGGTGACGGTGCTCAAAAATGGAAAAAAATCACTGCAGAAGCTTCTGCTGATCCAAATAACAAAAAATCTATTGCTATTGTTCTTGACAACGCAGTTTACTCTGCTCCTACTGTTCAGAATGAAATTCCTAATGGTATCTCTTCAATCACCGGTAATTTTACTCAGGTTGAAACACAGGATTTAGCAAACATCTTAAAAGCAGGTAAATTACCAGCTCCGGCACGTATTGTTGGTGAGTTTGTTGTTGGTCCTTCATTAGGAGAAGCAGCAATCCACAATGGCTTAATGTCATTTGTACTTGCTTTCATTGTGATCCTGGTATTCATGGCGCTGTATTACAACAAAGCGGGATGGGTAGCCAACCTGGCGTTAGTGATCAACTTATTGTTCATCATGGGTATCCTGGTTTCACTGGGTGCGGTACTGACTTTACCTGGTATTGCTGGTATCATCCTGGTAATCGGTTTATCGGTGGATGCGAACATCCTGATCTTTGAACGTGTAAGGGAAGAACTTAACCATGGTAAATCGACTGCTGTTGCAATCAAAGAAGGTTTCAAACATGCGATGCCATCTATCATTGACTCCAACGTTACTGTATTAATTTTAGGGGTTATCCTTTATGCATTCGGTAGCGGTCCTGTTCAGGGTTTTGCAACTACTTTATGTATCGGTATTTTATCTTCACTATTCTGTGCAGTATTAATCTCCCGTTTAGTATTTGATTCATTACTGAACAAAAATGCTAACATCACTTTCGGTAATAAAGCAACAATCCACGCTTTCAAGAATATCGCTTTCAACTTTGTTGGACGCAGAAAGATCTATTACACTATTTCTTCTATCATCATTATCTTAGGTATCATTTTCTACTTCAAAAATGGTGGACTGAGACTGGGTATCGATTTTAAAGGAGGAAGAACTTACATCGTTCATTTCGATAAAGGAATGGATACTGAAGAGGTAAAAGAAAAATTAGCTCCTGGTTTCCAGAACGAAGAAATTCAGGTTAAAACAGCTGGTGCTGACAATGAATTAAAAATCACTACGACTTACCATATTGCTGATCAGGATGCTGGCGCAGATAAGATCGTAGAGGATGCATTAAGAGCTGGTTTAGCTAAAACAGGTACTAAATATACTATTGAAAGTAACCAGAAAGTAGGTCCGATTATCGCGAGTGACCTTGTTTCAAGTGCTTACCTGGCTATTTTATTCTCTTGTTTGCTGATGTTCGTCTATATCATCATCAGATTCAAGAAAGTTAACTACGGTTTAGGTGCGGTTATCGCTTTATTCCATGACGTTTTACTGGTATTATCTTTCTATACTATCCTTGATGGTGTCTTACCTTTCTCTTTAGAGATTGGTCAGGATTTCATCGCAGCGATCTTAACAGTTATGTCTTATACAATGACTGAAACAGTAGTTGTATTTGACCGTATCCGTGAGAAGTTAGCTGAAGCCGGAAAAGACGATTTATATGGTGAAGAGCGTAATACTTTAATCAACTTCGCTTTAAACAGCACATTAAGTCGTACAATCTTAACTTCATTAACTGTATTCTTCGTATTACTTGTAGTCTTCATCTTTGGTGGAGAAAGTATCCGTGGATTTATCTTCGCATTATTAATTGGCCGTGTTATCGGTACATACTCTTCATTATGTATCTCTACTCCAATTGTAATTGACTTAGGTAAGAAACACGCATAA
- a CDS encoding alpha-L-fucosidase encodes MISKKLQLLLLIILLTSSSLFAQKMIGNETQEQKQKRMEWWTQDRFGMFIHWGLYAQPARHEWVKSVEGLSNEQYQKYFDQFNPDLFEPKKWAKQAKAAGMKYAVLTTKHHEGFCLFDTRFTDYKANNTQAKRDLVKEYVDAFRAEGIKVGFYYSLLDWHHPDYTMDENHPLTKKDKSDAAYATLNKGRDMAKYRAYMRNQITELLTKYGKIDILWLDFSFPKPNGRGKGKDDWGSVELLKLIRKLQPGIIVDNRLDLGEYKDGADFETPEQVSTAELAKYKGKTWETCQTFSGSWGYHRDENSWKSHKQLLDLLITSVSNGGNLILNVGPTARGEFDRRATNALDSLSQWMHANDKSIYNCTYAPDGYATPENSKLTYNPKTKRLYVHLFEYPSNGKLTLSGYNGKVKYAQFLNDSSELIYKQAGSNDLTVTLPARKPDFSIPVIELILQ; translated from the coding sequence ATGATATCAAAAAAACTACAGCTATTACTACTGATTATCCTGCTGACTTCTTCCAGTCTCTTTGCACAAAAGATGATCGGGAATGAAACCCAGGAACAAAAACAGAAACGTATGGAATGGTGGACACAAGACCGTTTTGGTATGTTTATCCATTGGGGACTTTACGCACAGCCTGCGAGACATGAGTGGGTCAAAAGTGTGGAAGGACTTTCCAATGAACAATACCAGAAGTATTTTGACCAGTTTAATCCGGATTTATTTGAACCAAAAAAATGGGCTAAACAAGCTAAAGCAGCAGGGATGAAATATGCTGTTCTGACTACTAAACACCATGAAGGCTTTTGTCTGTTTGACACCAGATTTACAGACTACAAAGCAAACAATACACAGGCGAAACGTGATCTGGTAAAGGAATATGTGGATGCTTTCAGGGCAGAAGGTATTAAAGTTGGTTTTTATTATTCCCTGCTTGACTGGCACCATCCGGATTATACCATGGATGAAAACCATCCGCTGACCAAAAAAGATAAAAGTGATGCAGCCTATGCCACGCTCAACAAAGGAAGAGATATGGCAAAATACAGGGCTTATATGCGTAATCAGATCACTGAGCTGTTAACCAAATATGGAAAAATAGACATCCTGTGGCTGGACTTCTCTTTTCCAAAACCTAATGGAAGAGGTAAAGGTAAAGATGACTGGGGATCTGTTGAACTGCTTAAACTAATCAGAAAATTACAGCCAGGTATCATTGTAGATAACAGATTGGATCTTGGCGAATATAAAGACGGGGCGGATTTCGAAACTCCTGAACAGGTTAGTACCGCAGAACTGGCAAAATACAAAGGAAAAACCTGGGAAACCTGCCAGACATTTTCCGGATCATGGGGATATCACAGAGATGAAAACAGCTGGAAATCACATAAACAATTACTGGATCTGCTGATTACTTCGGTAAGTAATGGTGGTAATCTGATTCTTAATGTCGGACCAACAGCAAGAGGAGAATTTGATCGTCGTGCAACAAACGCGCTGGATAGTCTCAGCCAATGGATGCATGCCAATGATAAATCTATTTACAATTGTACTTATGCACCTGATGGATATGCTACACCTGAAAATTCTAAACTGACATATAATCCAAAGACTAAAAGATTATATGTTCATCTTTTTGAATATCCATCAAATGGCAAACTGACTTTATCCGGATACAATGGTAAAGTTAAATACGCCCAGTTTTTAAATGACAGCTCTGAACTAATCTATAAGCAGGCAGGATCAAATGATCTGACGGTCACGCTGCCGGCTAGAAAACCTGATTTCTCTATTCCCGTAATAGAACTTATACTTCAGTAA
- a CDS encoding GNAT family N-acetyltransferase — MELLQVNKIRTQEELESAFAIRKQVFVNEQGCPPELEWENEDVSHHFLALMDNHPCGACRWRKTDKGYKLERFAVLKEYRRKRVGQALVAAALADIPDSANAIYLNAQVEAVSLYAKFGFAVEGEQFEEAGIQHFRMVKK; from the coding sequence ATGGAACTACTTCAGGTAAATAAAATCAGAACACAGGAAGAGCTGGAAAGCGCATTTGCGATTCGTAAACAAGTATTTGTGAACGAACAAGGATGCCCTCCGGAGCTGGAATGGGAAAATGAAGATGTTTCTCATCATTTTCTGGCTTTAATGGACAATCATCCCTGTGGTGCGTGCCGCTGGCGAAAGACAGATAAAGGATATAAGCTGGAACGTTTTGCTGTGCTCAAAGAGTACAGACGTAAAAGGGTAGGACAGGCTCTTGTAGCCGCTGCTTTGGCAGATATACCTGATAGTGCCAATGCGATCTATTTAAATGCACAGGTGGAAGCTGTGAGCCTGTATGCTAAATTTGGCTTTGCTGTTGAAGGTGAACAGTTTGAAGAAGCTGGTATACAACACTTCAGAATGGTAAAGAAATAG
- a CDS encoding hydroxymethylglutaryl-CoA lyase, producing MSQKAIKLIECPRDAMQGIHDFIPTDLKAAYINLLLQVGFDTIDFGSFVSPKAIPQLKDTKEVLAQLDLSNTKSKLLAIVANLRGAENAMLFPEISYVGFPFSISETFQQRNTNSSIKDSLTTVEQMLELCDRHQKTAVIYLSMGFGNPYGDIYNTDIVAQWASALVERGTKILSLSDTTGVSAPEKIKELLPLLVSSFPQTEIGLHLHSTPDTRNEKIEAAYLSGCRRFDSALKGFGGCPMAADDLTGNLATEGLIDYLTQKGEVLNLNMDKWRQAMLLSAEVFQGM from the coding sequence ATGAGTCAGAAAGCTATTAAACTAATCGAATGTCCAAGGGATGCCATGCAGGGTATTCATGATTTTATTCCTACAGATTTAAAAGCGGCCTATATCAACTTACTTTTACAGGTTGGTTTTGATACTATAGACTTTGGCAGCTTTGTATCTCCAAAAGCTATTCCTCAGCTTAAGGATACTAAAGAAGTGTTAGCTCAATTGGATCTCAGTAATACGAAAAGTAAATTACTGGCTATTGTTGCCAATTTGCGCGGAGCCGAAAATGCAATGCTTTTCCCTGAAATCTCCTATGTTGGATTTCCTTTTTCTATTTCTGAAACTTTTCAGCAGAGAAATACAAATTCGAGTATTAAAGACTCTTTAACCACAGTGGAGCAGATGCTTGAGTTATGTGATAGACATCAGAAGACAGCTGTAATTTATTTGTCCATGGGTTTTGGAAATCCATACGGTGATATCTACAACACAGATATTGTAGCACAATGGGCTTCTGCCCTGGTAGAAAGAGGGACAAAAATTCTTTCTCTTTCTGATACCACGGGTGTATCTGCACCAGAAAAAATCAAAGAATTACTACCACTTCTGGTCAGCAGTTTTCCGCAAACAGAAATCGGACTTCATTTGCACAGCACTCCGGACACACGTAATGAAAAGATTGAAGCGGCCTACCTTAGTGGGTGCCGACGCTTTGATAGTGCCTTAAAGGGATTTGGAGGATGCCCTATGGCTGCTGACGACCTGACCGGTAATCTGGCAACAGAAGGACTGATTGATTACCTTACACAAAAAGGTGAGGTATTGAATTTAAATATGGATAAATGGCGTCAGGCTATGCTATTATCAGCTGAGGTTTTTCAAGGGATGTAA
- a CDS encoding GNAT family N-acetyltransferase, translating into MQYISIENSDSPYLPFVQELYHSAFPVEERRSWENLLKMIGTVPEMSVQVVLAEEKAIGFTTTWIFDEWFFVEHLAIDPVNRGKKFGERIMKDLLVNRRLLLEVEPSSSVDAVRRIGFYERLGLVCLPFDYLHPSYHDSHVSHSLVLMTNVAERAEMYFNEIIRRVKKQVYLYHPL; encoded by the coding sequence ATGCAATATATATCGATAGAGAATAGTGATAGTCCTTACCTGCCATTTGTGCAGGAATTATATCATTCTGCTTTTCCGGTTGAGGAGAGGAGAAGTTGGGAAAACCTGCTGAAAATGATTGGCACGGTTCCGGAAATGTCTGTTCAGGTAGTTTTAGCTGAAGAGAAAGCTATTGGATTTACCACTACCTGGATATTTGATGAGTGGTTTTTTGTTGAACATCTGGCAATTGATCCGGTCAACAGAGGCAAAAAATTTGGAGAACGGATCATGAAAGATCTTCTGGTAAATCGTAGGTTATTATTAGAGGTTGAGCCTTCGTCTTCTGTTGATGCAGTTAGAAGAATTGGCTTTTATGAGAGGCTGGGGCTGGTCTGTTTGCCTTTTGATTATCTTCATCCTTCTTATCATGATTCACATGTTTCTCATTCTCTGGTACTGATGACCAATGTTGCTGAAAGAGCAGAGATGTATTTTAATGAGATCATTCGCAGAGTTAAAAAGCAGGTTTATTTGTACCATCCTTTGTAA